Genomic segment of Oncorhynchus masou masou isolate Uvic2021 unplaced genomic scaffold, UVic_Omas_1.1 unplaced_scaffold_9010, whole genome shotgun sequence:
agggctctggtctaaagtagtgcacaatgtagggaatagggtgccatagggctctggtctaaagtagtgcactatgtaaggaatagggtgccatagggctctggtctaaagtagtgtactatatagggaatagggtgccatagggctgtggtctaaagtagtgcacaatgtagggaatagggtgccatagggctctggtctaaagtagtgcactatgtagggaatagggtgccatagggctctggtctaaagtagtgcactatatagggaatagggtgtcatagtgctctcgtctaaagtagtgtactatatagggaatagggtgccatagggctctggtctaaagtagtgcacaatgtagggaatggggtgccatagggctctggtctaaagtaatgcactatgtagggaatagggtgccatagggctctggtctaaagtagtgcactatatagggaatagggtgccatagggctctggtctaaagtagtgcacaatgtagggaatggggtgccatagggctctggtctaaagtaatgcactatgtagggaatagggtgccatagtgctctggtctaaagtagtgcactacatagggaatagggtggtatttAGGATGCAGCCCTGTGACTCCTTTGATTGAGGGCACTCATCCCTCTCGCTTCCCCCTCCATGGGATTCAAAGATAAATAATTAAATTGATTAGGGAACCAATCGATAAACGGGTGAATTATAAACTTGGCTTCCACCAGAAgtcacctccctcacctccctccaacTGACTGCCACAGTGTTTCCATCAAACACACGCACACCGGAGTGGTGGgaatgcttacacacacacacacacacacacaatcaaggCGAGAATTGAGAGTGCTTACCTGTGGTCGAGTAATTGAGCCATGAGTGATGTCATCAgtggagaggagacgaggagaacagagagagaaggagagagagagagtaaacaacAGATTAGTTCATGGTCAGAGAGAAAGGACCATTTTTAAAACAACATGGGGTTTCTGAAAATGTTACCAGCTCGACAATTATTGCTTCCTCTGTCCTTGTTTCCTCTAATTTGTTTTCAGGTTTGATGAGGTCAGATTTGTACCCAGGGATTGATGAGGTCAGAGTTGTACGCTGGGGGATTGATGAGGTCAAAGTTGTACGCTGGGGGATTGATGAGGTCAAAGTTGTACCCTGAGGGATTGATGAGGTCAGAGTTGTACCCTGGGGGATTGATGAGGTCAGAGTTGTACCCTGGGGGATTGATGAGGTCAGAGTTGTACCCTGGGGGATTGATGAGGTCAGAGTTGTACGCTGGGGCATTGTTGAGGTCAGAGTAGTACTCTGGGGGACTGATGAGGTCAGAGATGTACCCTGGGGGTTAGATGAGGTCAGAGTTGTACCCTGGGGGTTTGATGAGGTCAGAGTTGTACCCTGGGTCATTGATGAGGTCAGAGTAGTACTCTGGGGCATTGTTGAGGTCAGAGATGTACCCTGGGGGTTTGATGAGGTCAGAGTTGTACCCTGGGGGATTGATGAGGTCAGAGTAGTACTCTGGGGGATTGATGAGGTCAGAGATGTACCCTGGGGTTTGATGAGGTCAGAGTTGTACCCTGGGGCATTGATGAGGTCAGGTTGTGCCCTGGGGCATTGATGAGTCAGAGTAGTACCCTGGGGAATTGTTGAGTCAGAGTTGTACCCTGGGGGATTGATGAGGTCAGAGTTGTACCCTGGGTGATTGATGAGGTCAGAGTTGTACCCTGGGGGATTGATGAGGTCAGAGTAGTACTCTGGGGGATTGAAGAGGTCAGAGATGCTTCCTAAAAGTCTGACACTACTTCTTTCCTTGTATCCTTTCCTTGTATCCTTTCCTTTTATCCTTACCCTTAGGATCTCTGAATTGAATGGACAATGATGCAGAACAGAAGCAGCATCATCCTTGGAATAAGTTGGTTGTGTTTCAAATGGCACCTTGCCattaggagggaatagggtgcaaattagagggaatagggtgccatttggagggaatagggtgcaaattagagggaatagggtgccatttggagggaatagggtgccattaggagggaatagggtgccatttggagggaatagggtgccatttggagggaatagggtgccatttagagggaatagggtgccattaggagggaatagggtgtcattaggaggaatagggtgccattaggagggaataggtgccattaggaggaatagggtgccattagggagggaatagggtgccatttagagggaatagggtgccattaggagggaatagggtgccatttagagggaatagggtgccattaggagggaatagggtgccattaggagggaatagggtgccatttagagggaatagggtgccattaggagggaatagggtgccatttggagggaatagggtgccatttggagggaatagggtggtgccatttagagggaatagggtgccatttagagggaatagggtgccatttagagggaatagggtgccattaggagggaatagggtgccattaggaggaatagggtgccattaggagggaatagggtgtcattaggaggggaatagggtgccattaggagggaatagggtgccattaagggggaatagggtgccattaggagggaatagggtgccatttggagggaatagggtgccatttagagggaatagagtgccattagGAGGGAATAGGTGCCATTAGGAGTGGAATAGAGGATGCCattaggagggaatagggtgccattagggagggaatagggtgccattaggagggaatagggtgccattagggagggaatagggtgccattaggagggaatagggtgccatttagagggaatagggtgccattaggagggaatagggtgccatttagagggaatagggttccattaggagggaatagggtgccattaggagggaatagggtgccatttagagggaatagggtgccattaggagggaatagggtgccatttagagggaatagggtgccattaggagggaataggtgccattaggagggaatagggtgccatttagagggaatagggtgccattaggagggaatagggtgccatttggagggaatagggtgccatttggagggaatagggtgccatttagagggaatagggtgccatttagagggaatagggtgccatttagagggaatagcgtgccattaggagggaatagggtgccattaggagggaatagggtgccattaggagggaatagggagtcattaggagggaatagggtgccattaggagggaatagggtgccattaagggggaatagggtgccattaggagggaatagggtgccatttggagggaatagggtgccatttagaggaatagagtgccattaggagggaatagggtgccattaggagggaatagggtgccattaggagggaatagggtgccattaggagggaatagggtgccattaggaggaatagggtgccattaggagggaatagggtgtcattaggagggaatagggtgccattaggagggaatagggtgccatttagagggaatggggtgccatttggagggaatagggtgccattaggagggaatagggtgccatttagagggaatagggtgccatttggagggaatagggtgccatttagagggaatagggtgccatttagagggaatagggtgccattaggagggaatagggtgtcattaggagggaatagggtgccattaggagggaatagggtgccatttagagggaatagggtgccatttggagggaatagggtgccattaggagggaatagggtgccatttagagggaatagggtgccattaggagggaatagggtgccatttagagggaatagggtgccatttggagggaatagggtgccatttagagggAATTGGGTGCAttttgaagggaatagggtgcattttggAACACATACATGAAGAAAAGTGCTGAACACAGAGCCTGACCTGCTGGAGGAAGATTGTGAATGACCTATGACCTCCCCAGAGAAGTCAAGTAAGTCAGTTCTTTTCATCCATCAGTCCTTTCAAACCAAAGTCTCTAAGGGGAGAATCAATGGAAGAACAGAGCTGTGCCTCAACCTTCCCAGTTTAGA
This window contains:
- the LOC135538083 gene encoding uncharacterized protein LOC135538083, with the translated sequence YYSDLINPPGYNSDLINHPGYNSDLINPPGYNSDSTIPQGYISDLINPPEYYSDLINPPGYNSDLIKPPGYISDLNNAPEYYSDLINDPGYNSDLIKPPGPPEYYSDLNNAPAYNSDLINPPGYNSDLINPPGYNSDLINPPGYNSDLINPSGYNFDLINPPAYNFDLINPPAYNSDLINPW